The following are encoded together in the Streptomyces sp. NBC_00358 genome:
- a CDS encoding chaplin, with protein sequence MLAVAAASGAMAVALPVSAVFAADGADAGATAAGSPGVLSGNVVQIPVSGALNLCGNTVDVVGLLNPAVGNVCRNDRGTAKNDKGTAAKNDKGTAKAGGAETGVGSDTSGGASADGRVSDSPGLISGNGLQLPVDLPVNVSGNSVNAVGVGNPAIGNESVNGGEHSHRDVPRTTPAPKPSVATPPASRLPAPRRQAVPDTATPTLAHTGADLAAPALAGGAVSLFAGAVLYRRFRPSR encoded by the coding sequence GTGCTCGCCGTTGCCGCCGCGTCCGGCGCGATGGCTGTGGCTCTTCCCGTGTCCGCCGTCTTCGCAGCCGACGGTGCTGACGCCGGGGCTACGGCGGCCGGTTCGCCCGGGGTGCTCTCCGGGAACGTCGTCCAGATTCCGGTGTCCGGGGCATTGAACCTCTGCGGCAACACGGTTGACGTGGTGGGGCTGCTCAACCCGGCCGTGGGCAACGTGTGCAGGAACGACAGGGGCACGGCCAAGAACGACAAGGGCACGGCCGCCAAGAACGACAAGGGCACGGCCAAGGCCGGCGGCGCGGAGACCGGCGTCGGATCGGACACGTCAGGCGGAGCCTCGGCTGATGGCCGCGTCTCGGACTCGCCTGGGCTGATCTCAGGCAACGGTCTGCAGCTCCCGGTCGATCTGCCGGTGAACGTTTCCGGGAACAGTGTCAACGCGGTCGGCGTGGGCAACCCGGCGATTGGCAACGAGTCGGTCAACGGCGGTGAGCACTCTCACCGTGACGTCCCCCGAACAACTCCGGCCCCCAAGCCCTCGGTTGCGACGCCCCCGGCGTCGCGGCTCCCGGCTCCCCGGCGTCAGGCCGTTCCGGACACCGCGACGCCCACGCTGGCCCACACGGGAGCGGATCTGGCCGCCCCGGCCCTCGCCGGCGGCGCCGTGTCCCTCTTCGCGGGTGCGGTCCTGTACCGCCGCTTCCGCCCAAGTCGCTGA